The Imtechella halotolerans DNA window CCTTGAAGTATATTTTTAATTTGTTTATTCTTTTTTCAATACTACTCAGACTATATGGACTAATGTCTTGTTCTTTAAAGTGTATCGAAATTTCATCCTGGGATAATCCTAGGGAAAGTTGTCGAACAAGTTCTATGTCATAACTGTCAATTTCAAGAATTGTTTTATGGCTTAGTGCAGTCGAAAGGGACGGAGATACATATTTTTCTCCTTGCGTAATAGTATTGATTGCCTCAATGAGCTCATTGAGGCTGTTGCGGCTTTTGTGGACATATGCATTGATGTCTAATTCGTCAAAGAATTGGCGTATTTTAAAAATTCGGTCTTCTACTGAAAACAGAATTGTTGTAAGCTCTGGCTGCTCCTTTTTAATAGTTTTTATTAATTGATCTCCAGAGGTGATTTTTTCTTCTCTATGATCATTTTTAAAAGATAGGTCTGAAATTAAAAGGTCAAAAGGGATGTTATCCTGAATTGCTTTTTTAAGTTTTAGATAGGCTTCATCGCAATATTTAGTATGCGCTATTTCAACATCAAATTTTTCCTTTAATTTGGCTTCTATTCCCAGTGAAGAGATATCTAAATCTTCAGCAATTAAAATTTTTTTGAACATAGTTAGACAGGGAAATTAATTATTGATTTAAATCCTTTTCCGGGACGAGTTTCAAAAGTAACATTCCCATTAATATCTTTTATACGGTTTTCCACATTGTTAAGACCACCCTTCTTTTTTTTAAGGTCTAAGGTTGTTCCTTTTCCATTATCCGCATATTTTATGGTAATGGTTTTTTTATCTGAATATATTGTAATGGCACTAATGTAAAACTATTTTTAATTACCTCCATTATTTGGTGGAGGTGGAGGAGGTTGTATTTGACCATCATCTCCACGACAGGTTTGTGTTAATCTGTAGAGTTCGGGAAATAGGTATAAATGGTTCAATTAGGTCGAATCGTAGATTTGAAATTCTATGAATGTATTTGTGTAGGTTGTGTTTTTAGAAGGTTAAAAAATTCAATTATAAGTAGGGGAAAATTTAATGTTTTGATTTTTTATATATCCATTCTATAAGAAAACAAGCTAGAATTATACTTATGGAAATCAAGACTCCTAAAAAATTGGATTTGTATTGTTGATTTACTAAAATTAATAAAGCTATGGTTGATAATACAATCCCAATTAGAGGAATTAATTTGTTCGCGTCGATCTTATTAGATAGTTTGTACCCTACATAATTCACAATTCCAAAAATGATTAAAAATCCAATACTCCCGGCGGTAGAAATACTTTCCAATTTCAAAGTATTTACTAAAATCAATGTTGAGATGGCTGTGATTAATAATCCTATAGGTTGGTTCCAAAATTGGGCAAGAAAATGATGAGGTAATTCATCATCCTCGGCAATTTCGAAATTTACTCTGCTTCCACCATATAGAGACGCATTAATTGCTGAAAAAGTAGAGATTAATGCTGCGATAGTGATAATAGTAAAACCGGTATTTCCGAGGGTTGGTTTGGCAGCCTCTGCTAGTACATAATCCTGAGCAATAGTAATAGTTTTGAAAGGCAATAATCCAATAGTTACTATGGTGATAATAATATATAGTACTATTACAAAGATTACGGAATAGTAATAAGCTTTAGGCAGATTCCTTTCGGGATTGTCAATATCAGGGGCTGCATTGGCAATAAGTTCAAACCCTTCATATGCTACAAAAATGACCATACCACCAGCTAAAATATGTATAGGTGTTTCCCAATTGGAAATAGTTAATTGAACTAAATTGTTGGTGTCTTTTAGTCCATATGCACCTATTGTAATAAATCCTATAAGGATAATTAGCTTTATTACAACTGCATAAGATTCAATTTTCCCAACGACTTTTATGCTATAGTAGTTTATAGCTGTGGCAAGAATTATGATAGCGTTGGCGTATATGTGAGAATCAATTAGTCTACTATGGGTGATTTGTAATAGATTTGGGGCGTACGAGCCAAATGCTGAAGCATATAAGGATAACATGATAATATAGCTTATCCAAAGTAGGTTATTAATAGATCCACTAAAGACTGATTTTCCGAAACCTTTATTAATAAACTTTACCGTACCTCCTCGGTCAGGGTATTTTTTTGAAAGTTTAACATAGCTATATGAAGTAATAAGAGCTAGAATTCCTGCTAATAGAAATGACACTGGTGTTCCTCCTTTGGCAATCGAGACAGCTAGACCTAAAACCGCGAAAATGCCTCCACCTACCATTCCACCAATTCCAATAGCCATGGCTTCTTTAAGGGTGATTTTGGAGTTTACAGTTTTTTTAGAATTCATTTCTTTTACTTTAAAACTAGTCTGTCCAAATTGGAATTTTAATAAAACTCTCATTGTGCCATTTGATCTCTAAAGGATCCCCAGCATCCTTTATAGTTTCTGTTGGAACGGGTTTCCCAGAACCGTAATTAATAATCTCAAATGGATGTTTATTAATGTTCAATAAAATAATTAGTCTGCTGCCTTTAGTTATTTTTTTACTTACAAACCTGGTATTTTTAATTGGTAATGTATTTTTTTTATTTGGATGCAATAAGCTTCTTTGACTGTTGTCTTGAGTGTAACTTGCCCGACCTAGATAACGTGTAAGAAAAAAATAATTTCCATCTGGCATTAGTTCATATAGAGCCAAAGAAATATCCATATCCTTTTTGTTTATGGTGGTTGTTAGATTTCCGGTAAATGAGCCAGTAATTTCAAAATCTTTTTGTAATGGTTCTGATATATAGGTTACCCCATTACTAATGACCAAAGAATCAAAAATGATTTTTGGGGTATAGTAATTATTTTGGCTTTCTCTGTCTTTAAAATCTACTGTTTGTTTTTCATATTTTTTAGTTTTCGGTTTTTGAGTGGAGAGTTTTCTTTGATCCAGGTAAAATAACAATGTGTCATTGTTTATTTGGGACAGAGATGATGCGTGTTTCCATGAATTAGTCCCCATTACCTGATAGTTAACTTTATCTTTTAGTAGAGCAGGTTTTGGTTTTCCTTTTAAGATGAAGTCGAGCCATTCGTATGCAAGAGTCATCATATTTAAATGTGCAATACTATCAATTTGATAATCTTTTAAGTTTTCTGCCGCTTTCCGTTGTCCTCCCCAATGATCATAAGGCCCAATTACAACATAGTGGTTGGCTTTTGGATTGTGTTTAGTATGTAATTTAAAATATTGAAGTGCTCCTAATTGAGAATCATCGTAGTAACCTGTGGTAGTTAGAATAGGGATATTTATATTTTTATATTCTTCTTGAGTTGGAACCATAGACTTCCAATAGGAGTCATAGGTTGTGTGATTTATCCATTTTTGAAAAATTAAATTAGTATATCCTGCCATGCTATCCATTCTGTTAAAAGCTACTCCATCATCATACCACTCAAAAGGCAGACTTCTTTTAATAGGGGGCATTTTATAAATGCTATGATGTGGCCAATATAGGCTTAGATTAAGTTGAACGTTGTTTTCCATAGGAGTGTCAAATCCTGGCATAACTGCAACCTGTGGAACAATTGTTTTTAGGGCAGGATGAATTTTTTTAACAGTTGCCCATTGTGAGAATCCTGTATAACTACCACCGTACATGCCTATAGATCCATTACACCAAGGCTGTTTACTTATATAATCAAGAATGTCATAAATGTCAGTGCTTTCGTTTTCATAGGGGGTATAGTACTTTAGATCGGTTTTAATACCTCTTGCGTACGCAACAATTCCTACATAATCTCTATCTGCACTTGCTTTAGCAAAATTGGAATCGTTTGGTCCTTGATGGTAGGTAGTGTAAAAAAGAATCGCTGGGAGTGGTTTTAAATTAGTCTTTTTTCGTACGATTATAGCTGAAATATCAATTCCGCTTCTAGTAGGTATGAGTAGACTATCTTGAATATAAATTGATGATTCTGGAATTGGTTGTTGAGCGGATAAAA harbors:
- a CDS encoding CocE/NonD family hydrolase gives rise to the protein MRKKKTHYCFILFLIAFSSLLSAQQPIPESSIYIQDSLLIPTRSGIDISAIIVRKKTNLKPLPAILFYTTYHQGPNDSNFAKASADRDYVGIVAYARGIKTDLKYYTPYENESTDIYDILDYISKQPWCNGSIGMYGGSYTGFSQWATVKKIHPALKTIVPQVAVMPGFDTPMENNVQLNLSLYWPHHSIYKMPPIKRSLPFEWYDDGVAFNRMDSMAGYTNLIFQKWINHTTYDSYWKSMVPTQEEYKNINIPILTTTGYYDDSQLGALQYFKLHTKHNPKANHYVVIGPYDHWGGQRKAAENLKDYQIDSIAHLNMMTLAYEWLDFILKGKPKPALLKDKVNYQVMGTNSWKHASSLSQINNDTLLFYLDQRKLSTQKPKTKKYEKQTVDFKDRESQNNYYTPKIIFDSLVISNGVTYISEPLQKDFEITGSFTGNLTTTINKKDMDISLALYELMPDGNYFFLTRYLGRASYTQDNSQRSLLHPNKKNTLPIKNTRFVSKKITKGSRLIILLNINKHPFEIINYGSGKPVPTETIKDAGDPLEIKWHNESFIKIPIWTD
- a CDS encoding APC family permease — encoded protein: MNSKKTVNSKITLKEAMAIGIGGMVGGGIFAVLGLAVSIAKGGTPVSFLLAGILALITSYSYVKLSKKYPDRGGTVKFINKGFGKSVFSGSINNLLWISYIIMLSLYASAFGSYAPNLLQITHSRLIDSHIYANAIIILATAINYYSIKVVGKIESYAVVIKLIILIGFITIGAYGLKDTNNLVQLTISNWETPIHILAGGMVIFVAYEGFELIANAAPDIDNPERNLPKAYYYSVIFVIVLYIIITIVTIGLLPFKTITIAQDYVLAEAAKPTLGNTGFTIITIAALISTFSAINASLYGGSRVNFEIAEDDELPHHFLAQFWNQPIGLLITAISTLILVNTLKLESISTAGSIGFLIIFGIVNYVGYKLSNKIDANKLIPLIGIVLSTIALLILVNQQYKSNFLGVLISISIILACFLIEWIYKKSKH
- a CDS encoding response regulator transcription factor, which gives rise to MFKKILIAEDLDISSLGIEAKLKEKFDVEIAHTKYCDEAYLKLKKAIQDNIPFDLLISDLSFKNDHREEKITSGDQLIKTIKKEQPELTTILFSVEDRIFKIRQFFDELDINAYVHKSRNSLNELIEAINTITQGEKYVSPSLSTALSHKTILEIDSYDIELVRQLSLGLSQDEISIHFKEQDISPYSLSSIEKRINKLKIYFKAKNTVHLVSMTKDLGLI